A genomic stretch from uncultured Pseudodesulfovibrio sp. includes:
- a CDS encoding XTP/dITP diphosphatase: METIVLATNNKGKIKELSTMLEPFGVQVKSLSEFPEIGEIPETGDTFLENAFIKARTVAKITGLVAVADDSGIEIDALDGRPGVYSARYAGEECDDHANNEKMLTEMKDVPDEKRTGRYRCVMAASAPNGTEINTDGAYEIQVGHDYKGAGGFGYDVIVIDPELGCHVAELDAEVKNKRSHRGKAMQKLLTLWPDFWVKANA, from the coding sequence ATGGAAACCATCGTCCTCGCCACCAACAACAAAGGTAAAATCAAAGAACTTTCCACCATGCTGGAACCATTTGGCGTCCAGGTGAAGAGCCTGTCGGAGTTCCCGGAGATCGGAGAGATTCCTGAGACCGGTGATACTTTTCTTGAAAACGCCTTTATCAAGGCGCGCACCGTGGCAAAGATTACCGGCCTTGTTGCGGTGGCGGATGATTCCGGTATCGAGATAGACGCTTTGGACGGTCGTCCTGGTGTCTATTCCGCCCGGTACGCTGGCGAAGAGTGTGATGACCACGCCAACAATGAAAAAATGCTGACCGAGATGAAAGACGTGCCCGACGAAAAACGCACGGGCCGTTACCGCTGTGTCATGGCTGCCTCTGCGCCCAACGGAACAGAGATCAACACGGACGGTGCTTATGAGATTCAGGTAGGCCATGACTACAAGGGTGCCGGTGGTTTCGGCTACGACGTCATCGTTATTGATCCTGAGCTGGGTTGCCATGTGGCTGAATTGGATGCCGAGGTCAAAAACAAGCGTTCTCATCGGGGCAAGGCCATGCAGAAGCTTCTCACGCTCTGGCCCGATTTCTGGGTCAAGGCCAACGCCTGA